The segment CGCTGCTGGTGGCAACCAGCCCTTCGTCCTCAAGTTTGCCGAGGCGCGGATAGATGGTTCCGGCACTGGGGGAGTACGTCCCGCCGAAGCGTTCGCCAAGGGCCTTGATGAGCTCGTAGCCGTGCTTGGGGCCCGATTCCAGGAGTGCCAGCAGATAGAGCCGGAGGGCGCCGTGGGCAAAGACGGGCGGCATTAGAAGGCCTTCTCCCCGGGGACTGAGCGCGCTGCCCCGGGCGCCGGTGCGCTGCCGTGGATGATGCAGATCTTGCCCGAGACGGAATTTGCGCGCACCACCATCAGCTGCTCGTCCGGACCCGCGATGGTCTGGACCTTGCCGCCTGGCTGTGCGAAGAGCTGATCATCGATCATCACGGTGCCGCTGGCCGATTTGGCCACGATATCCACGCCGAGGTCGTGGGGCAGGCGGATGGTGAGGTCGCCCGAAACCGAATTGGCTCCGAAGTCCTGCGTGTAGCCGTGGAGGTCGAAGCTCAGGTCGCCGCTCACGGTGTTGGCCCGGATGTTCCTGAAGCGGCCCGAAGCCGTGACCTCGCCCGAGACGCTCTTGGCGGTCATGACGCCGTCGTGGTTCCGGGCGATCACCTCGCCGCTGACGGTATTGACGTGAAGCTCGCCGTGCGTGCCGTCCGCAAGCACGGACCCGGATACGGTGTTGAGGCGGATGCGTCCATTGACGCCCGACACCATGCCGTCGCCACTCACGGTTCCCGCTTCGACGTCGACGCCGGCCGGCAGGGCAATGCTGATGACGATCGTGTTGGCGCTGGTGTTGTTGACGGTCCCCATCAGGCTGCGGAACCAGCCCTGTGCGCCGTGCAGTTGGTGGCGCACCTCGAGACGGCCGTCAACGAGGGTGACGCTCAGCGGATCACCGTCGAGTTCCGAGACTTCGATCCTGGTGATCGGCTCGTCATGGGTGACGACGTCGAAGCGGCCCTTGACGATGCCCAGCTTGAGCGAGCGGACGCCGTCGACGTCGATCGTCTGCGGGCCGGTGATGGTCCAGTTTTCTTCTGACATGACCCCTCCAACAATGCACAAATGTTGCGATATATCGCGTTTATGAACTGACGATATATCGTGACTTGCGGTTTGGCAAGCGTTCCTGCGTTGGGAGAGCTGTTTGTCCGGGCCTATTCCGGCTGGGCGATCCTCAGCCACAGGAACCAACCGCGGTGCAACACAAGCCACGCCATGAGTCCGTAGCCCGCCTGCCCAGGGGTGCCACCGTTCGCTGCAAGGTCGGTGCGCCACTGCTCGTGGTTGAGCAAGGGCGAGAACGTATCCACGTACTGGTGGTTGCGGCGGGTGGTCACGTCGGCGAATGCGGCATTAAGCTCGGCGATCCGGCGGTTCTGGGCCGGGTCCAACCTAGGTGGCGGACCGACGACGAACACTTCGATGTTGCTTTGGGAAGCCCCGTCCAGGATATTGGCCAGATTGAGGCGGCTCCG is part of the Arthrobacter methylotrophus genome and harbors:
- a CDS encoding DUF4097 family beta strand repeat-containing protein, which produces MSEENWTITGPQTIDVDGVRSLKLGIVKGRFDVVTHDEPITRIEVSELDGDPLSVTLVDGRLEVRHQLHGAQGWFRSLMGTVNNTSANTIVISIALPAGVDVEAGTVSGDGMVSGVNGRIRLNTVSGSVLADGTHGELHVNTVSGEVIARNHDGVMTAKSVSGEVTASGRFRNIRANTVSGDLSFDLHGYTQDFGANSVSGDLTIRLPHDLGVDIVAKSASGTVMIDDQLFAQPGGKVQTIAGPDEQLMVVRANSVSGKICIIHGSAPAPGAARSVPGEKAF
- a CDS encoding GDSL-type esterase/lipase family protein, whose amino-acid sequence is MEDRKLRIAAVGDELLAGLGDPRALGWLGRVLARTPQDAVLVECYSLPCPMEGTEGLAGRWLDEAGRRFSNLHENRLVIGLSGRDVEFGVSTARSRLNLANILDGASQSNIEVFVVGPPPRLDPAQNRRIAELNAAFADVTTRRNHQYVDTFSPLLNHEQWRTDLAANGGTPGQAGYGLMAWLVLHRGWFLWLRIAQPE